In Mycobacterium branderi, the DNA window GGCCGCGCCGCCCAGGGTTGGCTATCAGCAACTCGGCCATGGTCGCGATCGAGTGTGTGACGTAGTTGCTCCACGGCCCGCCGGCGAACGTCAGCCCGCCGGTCACGGTCAGCGGCCGGCTCGGGTCGTCGACCGGCAGCCCGAGTTCGGCAGCCGCGATCTGCACCGCGGAGGGGAAGCACGAATACAGGTCGACGTAGTCGACGTCGTCGATGCCGAGCCCGGCCATTTCGAGCGCACGAGCACCGCCGATCCGGATCGCCGGACAGCGATGCAGTTCGAAGCGCTCGCTGATCGCGTAGGTGTCGTGCGCATCGGTGCCGGCATACGGGTAGACCCAGCGTTCGGTGGGAACCTGCAGGCGTGTCGCGGCCTCCGCCGAGGCCAGGATCAGCGCGGCGCCCTGGTCGACCATGTTGTTGGAGTTCATCAGCTTGGTATAGGGCCAGCTGATCATGCGGTTGGCCGGACCGGTCCGCCAAATCTCCTCGGCGGCAAGAGGTTTGCGAATCCAGGCATGCGGGTTGTCCACCGCGACAGCGTTGAACCGCGCCCACAGTTCACCGATGCGCCTGCGGTGATCCTCGATCGGCTCGCCTGTGCTGATCCGCAGTGCCTGTTCGAACAGCGGATAGACGTGGGCCGGCCGGGCGAGCTCGATGCGCTCTTCGGCCGGCCCGGCCATCGGAACGTTGTCGTCACCGCCCGGCGCGATCGGAACCGATTGGTCTTGCTCTGTCCATGTCAGCCGGCGGCCCTGCGCCTTCAACTGCATCCTGGTGCGCCAGGTTTCGGCGCCGGCCACCAGCACCACGTCGGCGCCCCCGTGCTGGATGTCCAGGCAGGCCTGGTTCACCAACGTCTGCGGCACGTTGCCGCCCACGCCGCTGTAGCGGGTGGCCGGATTGTCCGCGCCGATGCGCTGCCCGAGCAGCAGGCCCGGGTCGCGGTACCGCGCCGAGAGCAGGTTCACCACGCGTATGGAGTCCACTGCTGCGAGCACCGGCTGGTCGGCGGCCTCGCGCGCGGCGGCGACCATCAGGTCGACGGGTTCGACGTCAGGGTTGTCCTCGAACAGGTTGGCCTGGCCGTAGCCGATCAGCACCGGTGTCCGCGGGTCGACGGGCATGAGGTGAGCACCTTTCACGAGCGCGAGCGTGCGTACAGCGACACGCCGTGACTGCCGTACATCTGTGCACGCTCGCAGAGGAGTCTAAATGGACGCGAACAGCACACCCTCGGCGATCAACAGTTCGGTTTCCTCGCTGCTCATCTGCAGCACCTTGCGGCAGATCTCGCGGGTGTCCTGCCCGGGCAGCGGGGCAGGCCGCTGCGGTGCCGGCGGGATATGGCGAAACGGCGCCGGGCCGGATTCGGCCGGCAACGGATGGTCGAACAGCGGATGGCTCATGGGGCTGAACAACTTTCGCGCCAACAGCTGCGGGTCTTCGAGCACGTCGGGCGGGCGGTTCATCGCGCCGGCGGGAACTCCGACCGACTGCAGTGCTTCGGCGACCTGCGCCGGCGGGTAGGCGCGGGTCCACTCCGAGACTGTCGCCACCAACTCGTGCCGGTCGGACACCCGCGCCTCCGGATACCCGAAAACCCTTGCAGCAGCCAGCCAATCGGCATCGTCGCGGATGGAGATGACGCACCATTCGTCGTCGCCGGCGCACGGGTAGACCGCGTGCACGCTGGTGTCGTCGCTTACGTCGGCTCGACCGGCTGCGCGTGCCGCCTCGGCGACGTACAGCGTGTCGAGTTGGTTGACGACGGCCTCGGCCTGGGAGACGTGCACGCGCGCCCCGGATCCCGTGCGGTCGCGATGGATCAGCGCCGCGAGCGCCCCGATCGCGGTGATCCGTCCGACCACGTGGTCGGGG includes these proteins:
- a CDS encoding acetyl-CoA acetyltransferase — its product is MPVDPRTPVLIGYGQANLFEDNPDVEPVDLMVAAAREAADQPVLAAVDSIRVVNLLSARYRDPGLLLGQRIGADNPATRYSGVGGNVPQTLVNQACLDIQHGGADVVLVAGAETWRTRMQLKAQGRRLTWTEQDQSVPIAPGGDDNVPMAGPAEERIELARPAHVYPLFEQALRISTGEPIEDHRRRIGELWARFNAVAVDNPHAWIRKPLAAEEIWRTGPANRMISWPYTKLMNSNNMVDQGAALILASAEAATRLQVPTERWVYPYAGTDAHDTYAISERFELHRCPAIRIGGARALEMAGLGIDDVDYVDLYSCFPSAVQIAAAELGLPVDDPSRPLTVTGGLTFAGGPWSNYVTHSIATMAELLIANPGRRGLITANGGYLTKHSFGVYGTEPPASEFRWEDVQSVVDREPTRPPVVEWDGVGTVESWTTPFDREGRPEKAFLAVRTPDESRTLAVIPDAAAAEPTVHDDIAGAKVTVRPDGTATLR